A DNA window from Patescibacteria group bacterium contains the following coding sequences:
- a CDS encoding YbaB/EbfC family nucleoid-associated protein: protein MFNPLQMLKQAKEIKKELDQTQVTGTSANQKITIVLNGNQEIVSIDAVKPNDFQDKDELTNSIHEAFNDALEQVKKKIVERFQGRIPM, encoded by the coding sequence ATGTTCAACCCCCTCCAAATGTTAAAACAAGCTAAAGAAATCAAAAAAGAGCTTGACCAAACTCAAGTTACTGGAACTTCTGCAAATCAAAAAATTACCATTGTATTAAACGGTAATCAGGAAATTGTATCCATTGACGCGGTCAAACCAAATGATTTCCAAGATAAAGACGAACTTACGAACTCTATCCATGAAGCGTTTAATGATGCGCTGGAACAAGTGAAGAAAAAAATAGTGGAAAGATTTCAGGGTAGAATTCCGATGTAG
- a CDS encoding NGG1p interacting factor NIF3: protein MTIQQIYNLAIQMGKRADLRDPGIIKKKLKRAKEKYEKLIDDEKEQFDQEGLTNPYADSRIFTNNPTKQVKRMLVGVDIETGEVMLANELGKQGRPIDLIMSHHPLGIGLAGLHEVMDLQVELLAKYGVPINIAEGLTKLRLSEVGRNVSGANHNKSLDAAKILGLPVMCVHTPCDNLVADFLDKEIKKNKDKIERLEDLITVLKMIPEYKEAAKMKAGPTIFTGNKENYCGKIALTEITGGTSGSKDMYEKMSQAGIGTIVGMHMQEEWKRQAEKYHINVVIAGHMASDSIDVNLFLDELEKKGVEIVPCSGLIRYSRVKNTRTLKHEGTRA from the coding sequence ATGACCATCCAACAAATCTACAATTTAGCCATTCAAATGGGCAAAAGGGCTGATTTACGCGACCCTGGAATTATCAAAAAAAAGCTCAAGCGCGCCAAAGAAAAATATGAAAAACTAATCGATGACGAGAAAGAACAGTTTGACCAAGAGGGTTTAACCAATCCCTATGCTGATTCCCGGATTTTCACCAATAACCCAACTAAACAAGTCAAAAGGATGTTGGTGGGTGTTGATATTGAAACTGGTGAAGTGATGCTTGCTAATGAGCTTGGAAAACAAGGCCGGCCAATTGATTTAATCATGTCCCACCATCCCCTTGGCATCGGTTTAGCCGGGCTTCATGAGGTTATGGATTTGCAAGTGGAACTTTTAGCCAAATACGGCGTGCCGATTAATATTGCCGAGGGTCTAACCAAATTGCGGCTTTCTGAAGTTGGCCGCAACGTGTCTGGCGCTAATCACAATAAGTCTCTTGATGCCGCTAAAATTTTGGGCCTTCCAGTGATGTGTGTTCATACGCCTTGCGACAATCTTGTTGCTGATTTTTTAGATAAAGAAATAAAAAAGAACAAAGATAAAATTGAGCGGCTTGAAGATTTAATCACGGTTCTAAAAATGATTCCTGAATATAAAGAGGCTGCAAAAATGAAGGCTGGCCCAACAATTTTTACTGGCAATAAAGAAAACTATTGCGGAAAAATTGCCCTCACGGAAATTACCGGCGGCACTTCCGGCTCTAAGGATATGTACGAAAAAATGAGCCAAGCCGGGATTGGCACGATTGTGGGTATGCACATGCAAGAGGAATGGAAAAGGCAAGCGGAAAAATATCACATTAACGTTGTTATCGCTGGCCACATGGCGAGTGATTCAATTGACGTGAATTTATTTTTGGACGAGCTGGAAAAGAAAGGCGTTGAGATTGTCCCGTGTTCTGGGTTGATACGATATTCGCGAGTCAAAAACACAAGAACATTAAAGCACGAGGGCACTAGGGCATAA